The following proteins are encoded in a genomic region of Oncorhynchus keta strain PuntledgeMale-10-30-2019 chromosome 8, Oket_V2, whole genome shotgun sequence:
- the LOC118387173 gene encoding uncharacterized protein LOC118387173 translates to MFTTSAEYLGLRVAQLLQTSDEFGSDRVIGLNLFLILLLLLFWAIHLRKNDDDVFGEIDPELVTKFTEGVQLNYRYLKQLEELLDMKKTEIEDLTSEMDLDCCSESKSCSDSCCSRSSSRSSVSSRSSDGSTCQTCKKQPPPDRFKYPKGCRPDGQDSPFPPVNPSPVGSPSSKATPCLQLPVGGDDEDSYHGSTLSSRSSSCSSSRYVSPSDSPLPLEYQPSPNQPAATGWRQNWTLMETKEDSVTSPVAAPSTVTFPDCKDRAADLTDHTNWSKTTPDHSKTTPDHSKTPTVRQILTVRQLFEVVPRKADPPLLHRWHSRRLELNVRQKVARNRWRIAVLMISIVRWLLTERLKGGGTTSSTSPPTSTTTTHSNTSTTSQAKKGSEIIRKTVSIPAFFPQGVNPPPHSQAPCQFLGAEGKLIMMYAQGARIPLISQEVREKLESHVRRKQSQRLWGFPKLVTRYVGDLTPLQPPTSCSKDNWKIMGNVTDRRAVFSGRVHLNTEFRLKNKTTKPAGEQKDTAAAKDISPATRTMEKTTTISTMLQPADTHATKPTQTRATLNQPSPAITLTPERQWLEKKMRSKCMEVKLKHFPGIVAQSYHSALAWTTSQPTRKPTQVAKAYTVGPKCPSPLRQRDKVSFMDQGELRHLADNLIMKHMEHLQRQGVTTPSTHTQGVTTASALSQSSHSLALETSTGTTVSHPYPALIKQLVLVNGLEQGARERKTLQAPQQYNVKPGSATVKVGRCCSIM, encoded by the exons ATGTTTACCACTTCAGCAGAATACCTGGGCCTCCGTGTGGCCCAGCTCCTGCAAACATCAGATGAGTTCGGCTCAGATCGTGTCATCGGGCTCAACCTTTTCCTGATTCTCCTCTTGCTCCTGTTCTGGGCTATCCATCTGCGTAAAAACGAT GATGATGTCTTCGGGGAGATTGACCC AGAGCTGGTCACTAAGTTCACAGAGGGAGTGCAGCTCAACTACAGATACCTCAAACAACTGGAGGAACTTCTGGACATGAAGAAGACAGAGATCGAGGACCTCACCTCTGAGATGGACCTGGACTGCTGCTCTGAATCCAAGTCATGCTCTGACTCATGCTGCTCAAGATCATCTTCTAGATCTTCTGTATCCTCTAGATCTAGTGATGGCAGCACATGCCAAACCTGTAAGAAACAGCCTCCACCTGACAGGTTTAAATACCCGAAAGGCTGTAGGCCAGATGGTCAAGATAGTCCCTTCCCTCCAGTTAATCCTAGCCCAGTGGGTAGTCCTAGCTCAAAGGCCACTCCCTGCCTCCAGCTACCAGTTGGTGGGGATGATGAGGACAGTTACCAtggctccactctctcctcccgtAGCTCCTCCTGCAGCTCCTCTAGGTACGTGTCTCCTTCTGACTCCCCTCTGCCCCTTGAATACCAGCCCAGCCCTAATCAGCCTGCTGCTACTGGTTGGAGGCAAAACTGGACTTTGATGGAGACCAAAGAGGACTCTGTGACTAGTCCTGTGGCAGCTCCTTCTACTGTCACGTTCCCTGACTGCAAAGACAGAGCTGCTGACCTCACAGACCATACAAACTGGTCCAAGACCACTCCAGACCATTCCAAGACCACTCCAGACCACTCCAAGACTCCGACTGTGAGACAGATTCTGACGGTGAGACAGCTGTTTGAGGTAGTGCCGAGGAAAGCAGACCCACCCCTCCTGCACCGCTGGCACAGCAGACGCCTGGAACTCAACGTGAGGCAGAAG GTGGCCCGCAATCGCTGGAGGATTGCTGTGCTGATGATCTCAATCGTTAGGTGGCTGCTCACCGAGAGGCTGAAAGGAGGAGGCACCACGAGCTCAACCTCCCCCCCAacgtccaccaccaccacccactccAACACCTCAACCACCTCTCAGGCTAAGAAAGGATCCGAGATCATTAGGAAAACTGTCAGCATTCCAGCCTTCTTCCCACAGGGTGTAAACCCTCCACCTCACTCCCAGGCTCCATGCCAGTTTCTAGGGGCGGAGGGTAAACTCATTATGATGTACGCTCAGGGTGCCAGGATCCCCTTAATTTCCCAGGAGGTCCGGGAGAAGCTGGAGTCCCACGTCCGCCGCAAGCAGAGCCAGCGCCTCTGGGGCTTCCCCAAGCTGGTCACCAGGTACGTGGGCGACCTCACGCCCCTGCAGCCCCccacctcctgcagcaaagacaACTGGAAAATCATGGGCAACGTAACTGACCGCCGGGCAGTGTTCTCTGGACGAGTGCACCTCAACACAGAGTTCAGGTTGAAGAACAAGACTACCAAGCCAGCGGGGGAGCAGAAGGATACTGCTGCAGCAAAGGACATTTCACCAGCCACCAGAACTATGGAAAAGACTACCACCATCAGCACCATGCTCCAGCCAGCCGACACTCATGCTACTAAACCAACCCAGACCAGAGCCACTCTGAACCAGCCCTCCCCTGCGATAACCTTGACCCCAGAGAGACAATGGCTGGAGAAGAAGATGAGGAGTAAGTGTATGGAGGTAAAGCTCAAACACTTCCCGGGCATTGTTGCCCAGTCATACCACTCCGCCCTTGCCTGGACAACTAGCCAGCCAACCAGGAAGCCCACCCAGGTGGCGAAAGCCTACACTGTTGGTCCGAAAtgcccctccccactcagacagaGGGATAAGGTATCATTCATGGACCAGGGGGAGCTGAGGCACCTGGCGGACAACCTGATAATGAAACACATGGAGCACCTTCAGAGACAGGGAGTGACAACCCCTTCGACCCACACCCAGGGAGTGACAACCGCCTCGGCCCTCTCGCAAAGCTCTCACAGCCTGGCCCTAGAGACCTCGACCGGCACCACCGTCTCACATCCCTACCCTGCCCTCATTAAACAGCTGGTGCTAGTGAATGGTTTGGAACAAGGTGCCAGGGAGAGAAAGACACTGCAGGCTCCACAGCAGTACAATGTGAAGCCTGGCTCAGCCACAGTCAAGGTGGGAAGATGCTGCAGCATCATGTGA